One stretch of Ananas comosus cultivar F153 linkage group 6, ASM154086v1, whole genome shotgun sequence DNA includes these proteins:
- the LOC109711658 gene encoding uncharacterized protein LOC109711658 isoform X1, producing the protein MATTPSLTFLHLHLLLPSKPYYHPHSLPFSPRPLPLPHRRRLLSSLTHRSLAAAAAAAASGDSSTSTTAAAAAAAAEVEMVRGGDGVWSARAPSVVVLWDLDNKPPRGDPYAAASALRSAASLLGRVLAVSAYANRHAFSHLPSWVLAQRRDRRRLDLLERRAPDPPPEPYLCAVCGRRCPTRLDLKRHFRQLHERERLKKLARLRSLKSKKKRARFRARFLSPDSKYDDAARQLLTPRSGYGLAAELRRAGVAVRTVEDKPQAADAALKRQMQHSMARGVDWLVLVSDDSGFAEMLRKAKEAELRTVVIGDGRRALGRAADIWLPWARVESGDIGEDALRSGRRRTNGEFGELDQGLYSNLSFYKDGGNDAIELDSDLDLDGVVDGIVARGSGFGGSGISAFSEEELVDGLDEDEFYRTFGRSEPGKDLLWHSEDEDEDDDDDDGTFLSFLKGRLFSLGTFTRLPSSVLRAHQDNILSILRNYNELIVDAIRSSDSLHVLIKLLCKNFMHTAFHIFRLCCFYISVFFFFLMCL; encoded by the exons ATGGCGACGACCCCTTCCCTCACcttcctccacctccacctcctcctcccttcCAAACCCTATTATCATCCCCATTCCCTCCCCTTCTCTCCtcgccccctccccctcccccaccgccgccgcctcctctcctccctcacCCACCgctccctcgccgccgccgccgccgccgccgcctccggcgaCTCCTCCACctcgacgacggcggcggcggcggcggcggcggcggaggtggagatGGTGCGGGGCGGGGACGGGGTGTGGTCGGCGCGGGCGCCGAGCGTGGTGGTGCTGTGGGACCTGGACAACAAGCCCCCGCGGGGCGACCCCtacgccgccgcctccgcgctccgctccgccgcctccctcctcgGCCGCGTCCTCGCCGTCTCCGCCTACGCCAACCGCCACGCCTTCTCCCACCTCCCCTCCTGGGTCCTCGCCCAGCGCCGCGACCGGCGCCGCCTCGACCTCCTCGAGCGCCGCGCCCCCGACCCGCCCCCGGAACCCTACCTCTGCGCCGTCTGCGGCCGCCGCTGCCCCACCCGCCTCGACCTCAAGCGCCACTTCCGCCAGCTCCACGAGCGCGAGCGCCTCAAGAAGCTCGCCCGCCTCCGCTCCCTCAAGAGCAAGAAGAAGCGCGCCCGCTTCCGCGCCCGCTTCCTCTCCCCCGACTCCAAGTACGACGACGCCGCGCGCCAGCTCCTCACCCCGCGCTCCGGCTACGGCCTCGCCGCCGAGCTCCGCCGCGCCGGCGTCGCCGTCCGCACCGTCGAGGACAAGCCCCaggccgccgacgccgcgctCAAGCGCCAGATGCAGCACTCCATGGCCCGCGGCGTCGACTGGCTGGTGCTCGTCTCCGACGACTCTGGCTTCGCCGAGATGCTGCGGAAGGCGAAGGAGGCCGAATTGCGGACGGTGGTGATCGGGGACGGGCGCAGGGCTCTCGGACGGGCGGCGGATATTTGGCTGCCGTGGGCGCGGGTGGAGAGCGGGGATATCGGCGAGGATGCTCTGCGGTCTGGGCGGCGGCGAACAAATGGAGAATTTGGGGAATTGGATCAAGGATTGTATTCCAATCTAAGTTTCTACAAAGATGGCGGCAACGATGCGATTGAattggattcggatttggatttggatggTGTGGTGGATGGGATTGTGGCGAGGGGTTCTGGGTTCGGCGGAAGTGGAATCTCGGCATTTTCTGAGGAGGAACTGGTGGATGGTTTGGATGAAGATGAGTTTTACCGGACGTTTGGGCGGTCGGAGCCTGGAAAGGATTTGCTGTGGCACAgtgaggacgaggacgaggacgacgacgacgatgacgg GACCTTCTTATCTTTTCTTAAAGGGAGGCTCTTTTCTCTCGGCACCTTTACCCGATTGCCTAGTTCTGTTTTGCGTGCTCATCAAGATAATATTCTTTCCATCCTGCGAAATTACAACGAGCTCATTGTTGATGCAATCAGATCGTCTGACTCGCTTCACGTGCTCATTAAGCTACTCTGTAAGAATTTTATGCACACTGCATTTCATATATTTAGACTATGTTGCTTCTAtatatctgtttttttttttttcctaatgtGTCTGTAA
- the LOC109711658 gene encoding uncharacterized protein LOC109711658 isoform X2, with protein MATTPSLTFLHLHLLLPSKPYYHPHSLPFSPRPLPLPHRRRLLSSLTHRSLAAAAAAAASGDSSTSTTAAAAAAAAEVEMVRGGDGVWSARAPSVVVLWDLDNKPPRGDPYAAASALRSAASLLGRVLAVSAYANRHAFSHLPSWVLAQRRDRRRLDLLERRAPDPPPEPYLCAVCGRRCPTRLDLKRHFRQLHERERLKKLARLRSLKSKKKRARFRARFLSPDSKYDDAARQLLTPRSGYGLAAELRRAGVAVRTVEDKPQAADAALKRQMQHSMARGVDWLVLVSDDSGFAEMLRKAKEAELRTVVIGDGRRALGRAADIWLPWARVESGDIGEDALRSGRRRTNGEFGELDQGLYSNLSFYKDGGNDAIELDSDLDLDGVVDGIVARGSGFGGSGISAFSEEELVDGLDEDEFYRTFGRSEPGKDLLWHSEDEDEDDDDDDGYI; from the coding sequence ATGGCGACGACCCCTTCCCTCACcttcctccacctccacctcctcctcccttcCAAACCCTATTATCATCCCCATTCCCTCCCCTTCTCTCCtcgccccctccccctcccccaccgccgccgcctcctctcctccctcacCCACCgctccctcgccgccgccgccgccgccgccgcctccggcgaCTCCTCCACctcgacgacggcggcggcggcggcggcggcggcggaggtggagatGGTGCGGGGCGGGGACGGGGTGTGGTCGGCGCGGGCGCCGAGCGTGGTGGTGCTGTGGGACCTGGACAACAAGCCCCCGCGGGGCGACCCCtacgccgccgcctccgcgctccgctccgccgcctccctcctcgGCCGCGTCCTCGCCGTCTCCGCCTACGCCAACCGCCACGCCTTCTCCCACCTCCCCTCCTGGGTCCTCGCCCAGCGCCGCGACCGGCGCCGCCTCGACCTCCTCGAGCGCCGCGCCCCCGACCCGCCCCCGGAACCCTACCTCTGCGCCGTCTGCGGCCGCCGCTGCCCCACCCGCCTCGACCTCAAGCGCCACTTCCGCCAGCTCCACGAGCGCGAGCGCCTCAAGAAGCTCGCCCGCCTCCGCTCCCTCAAGAGCAAGAAGAAGCGCGCCCGCTTCCGCGCCCGCTTCCTCTCCCCCGACTCCAAGTACGACGACGCCGCGCGCCAGCTCCTCACCCCGCGCTCCGGCTACGGCCTCGCCGCCGAGCTCCGCCGCGCCGGCGTCGCCGTCCGCACCGTCGAGGACAAGCCCCaggccgccgacgccgcgctCAAGCGCCAGATGCAGCACTCCATGGCCCGCGGCGTCGACTGGCTGGTGCTCGTCTCCGACGACTCTGGCTTCGCCGAGATGCTGCGGAAGGCGAAGGAGGCCGAATTGCGGACGGTGGTGATCGGGGACGGGCGCAGGGCTCTCGGACGGGCGGCGGATATTTGGCTGCCGTGGGCGCGGGTGGAGAGCGGGGATATCGGCGAGGATGCTCTGCGGTCTGGGCGGCGGCGAACAAATGGAGAATTTGGGGAATTGGATCAAGGATTGTATTCCAATCTAAGTTTCTACAAAGATGGCGGCAACGATGCGATTGAattggattcggatttggatttggatggTGTGGTGGATGGGATTGTGGCGAGGGGTTCTGGGTTCGGCGGAAGTGGAATCTCGGCATTTTCTGAGGAGGAACTGGTGGATGGTTTGGATGAAGATGAGTTTTACCGGACGTTTGGGCGGTCGGAGCCTGGAAAGGATTTGCTGTGGCACAgtgaggacgaggacgaggacgacgacgacgatgacgggTATATTTGA
- the LOC109711656 gene encoding histone-lysine N-methyltransferase EZ1 isoform X1 — MASKASSASASESASGSKSNPSAGLLLQVAGDKEGSDLEQNALSIIDTMKKQVIADRYTYIKKKIEENKQKLSTFTQHTYNLSQTRRNNTVNSTDIDVNLLTRRQDDALCTLNSLELSAGEKDSTSCQEESSYTSSVVLLGGNVGGKNAIRPIKLLEVAKLPPYTTWIFLDRNQRMTEDQSVVGRRRIYYDPNCGEALICSDSEDDVVDDEEEKKEYRDSDDYIIRMTIQESGLSDTVLDLLAKCFERTPDEIKARYEILLKEKAEKCVKKEAEVDKKAGEAFLEKDLDAALDSFDNLFCRRCLVFDCRLHGCSQDLVFPTEKQLPWHNSDEDVPCGVHCYKASKSENVGAMDSQVPRASEEPTNSSDSTKNEQSPKKKMQSSLLGRKSKSPQGDSASSNARVASESSESEVRPCQGLKSSPLSPSTSKGKLGGKGGIRKRSNKRIAERVLVSMRKRQKKMGTSNSDSIISGSFQPRAMKLRSDTRGGNKDSSSSSQHKVPSTRSSGQKGAPQKENGNSICEEIQNGFACEMVKESSATDDDESSQKEEFVGENTCKQEETGCNSWTVIEQGLFLKGLEMFGKNSCLISRNLLSGMKTCSEVFHYMNYIESKGACGVHNGSNSLAEGHVKGNDLRTRSRFFRRRGRVRRLKYTWKSAGYHSIRKRITERKDQPCRQYNPCGCQSACGKQCPCLLNGTCCEKYCGCPKICKNRFRGCHCAKSQCRSRQCPCFAADRECDPDVCRNCWVGCGDGTLGGPSQRGDNYECRNMKLLLKQQQRVLLGRSDVSGWGAFLKNSVGKHEYLGEYTGELISHREADKRGKIYDRENSSFLFNLNDQFVLDAYRKGDKLKFANHSPDPNCYAKVIMVAGDHRVGIFAKERISAGEELFYDYRYDPDHAPAWARKPEAGGSKDDTHHSSGRAKKLA, encoded by the exons ATGGCGTCCAAGGcctcgtcggcgtcggcgtcggagTCGGCGTCGGGGAGCAAGTCGAATCCCTCCGCCGGGCTCCTCCTCCAG GTTGCTGGGGACAAAGAAGGGAGTGATCTGGAACAAAATGCTTTATCTATAATTGACACCATGAAGAAGCAAGTTATTGCCGACCGGTACACTTATATTAAG AAAAAGATTGAAGAGAACAAGCAGAAACTCAGTACCTTTACACAACATACTTACAATTTGTCACAAACCAGGAGAAATAATACTGTAAATAGTACTGACATAGATGTAAACTTGTTAACAAGAAGGCAAGACGACGCGCTGTGTACTCTGAATAGTCTCGAACTATCTGCCGGGGAGAAAGATAGCACTAGTTGCCAAGAAGAAAGTTCGTATACCTCGTCAGTTGTTCTTTTGGGCGGCAATGTCGGAGGAAAGAATGCGATTCGACCGATTAAATTGCTAGAAGTGGCAAAACTTCCTCCGTACACCACATGGATTTTTTTGGATAG AAATCAAAGAATGACTGAGGACCAATCTGTTGTTGGCCGTAGGAGAATCTACTACGATCCAAATTGTGGTGAAGCTTTAATTTGCAGCGATAGTGAGGATGACGTAGttgatgatgaagaagaaaagaaagagtatAGAGATTCTGATGACTATATTATCCG GATGACCATTCAAGAAAGTGGATTGTCTGATACTGTGCTGGATTTATTGGCTAAGTGCTTTGAGAGGACTCCTGATGAAATAAAG GCAAGATATGAGATCTTACTAAAAGAGAAAGCTGAGAAATGTGTTAAAAAAGAAGCTGAAGTTGATAAAAAAGCTGGCGAAGCATTTCTTGAGAAGGACTTGGATGCAGCACTGGATTCTTTTGATAACCTTTTCTGTCGGCGATGTTTG GTCTTTGATTGTAGATTACATGGATGTTCCCAGGATTTAGTGTTTCCT ACAGAAAAACAACTACCTTGGCACAACTCAGATGAGGACGTACCATGTGGTGTTCATTGTTACAAG GCCTCCAAGTCTGAAAATGTTGGTGCAATGGATTCACAGGTGCCGCGTGCTTCTGAAGAGCCCACTAACTCATCTGATAGCACTAAAAACGAACAATCACctaaaaagaaaatgcaaagcTCTTTGCTAGGAAGGAAATCAAAATCTCCACAAGGTGATTCTGCTTCTTCAAATGCAAGAGTCGCTTCAGAGAGCAGTGAGTCGGAAGTCCGTCCTTGTCAAGGTCTCAaatcttctccactttctccaTCAACCTCAAAAGGTAAGCTAGGTGGGAAAGGTGGAATACGAAAAAGAAGCAACAAAAGAATTGCAGAGAGGGTTCTTGTGTCCATGCGgaaaagacaaaagaaaatgGGAACATCAAACTCTGATTCGATTATTAGTGGCAGCTTTCAACCACGGGCTATGAAGCTTAGATCGGACACACGAGGTGGGAATAAAGATTCTAGTTCCTCCTCACAGCACAAAGTGCCGAGCACCAGGAGTTCTGGTCAAAAGGGTGCACCTCAGAAGGAAAATGGTAATTCCATATGTGAGGAAATTCAGAACGGTTTTGCTTGTGAAATGGTGAAAGAGTCTTCAGCTACTGATGATGATGAGAGTTCTCAAAAGGAGGAGTTTGTTGGTGAGAATACTTGCAAGCAAGAAGAAACTGGTTGCAATTCTTGGACTGTCATTGAGCAAGGACTTTTCCTAAAAGGTCTTGAGATGTTCGGAAAGAATAG TTGTCTGATTTCTCGAAACCTTTTGAGTGGAATGAAAACATGTTCTGAGGTTTTTCATTACATGAATTATATTGAGAGTAAAGGAGCGTGTGGAGTTCATAATGGTTCAAATTCTCTCGCCGAAGGACATGTAAAG GGCAATGACTTGCGCACAAGATCAAGGTTCTTTAGAAGGCGAGGTAGAGTTCGTCGATTAAAGTATACCTGGAAATCTGCTGGATACCATTCCATAAGGAAAAGGATTACAGAGAGGAAGGATCAGCCTTGTCGCCAATATAATCCTTGTGGCTGTCAATCGGCTTGTGGAAAGCAATGCCCTTGCCTCTTGAATGGGACATGCTGTGAAAAATACTGTGG GTGCCCCAAGATTTGCAAGAATCGCTTTCGAGGTTGCCATTGTGCCAAGAGTCAGTGTAGAAGCCGCCAATGCCCATGCTTTGCTGCCGACAGAGAATGCGATCCTGATGTGTGCAGAAACTGTTGGGTTGG TTGTGGTGATGGCACTTTGGGAGGCCCCAGTCAAAGAGGAGATAATTATGAATGCCGAAACATGAAGTTGCTTCTCAAACAACAGCAAAGG GTTCTACTTGGAAGATCCGATGTTTCTGGCTGGGGAGCATTCCTTAAG AATAGCGTGGGTAAACATGAATATCTTGGTGAGTACACCGGAGAACTGATATCTCATAGAGAAGCAGATAAACGCGGAAAGATCTACGACCGCGAGAACTCATCATTTCTCTTCAACCTAAATGACCAG TTTGTTCTTGATGCGTACCGTAAGGGCGATAAACTGAAATTTGCGAACCACTCCCCTGACCCAAACTGCTATGCTAAAGTCATAATGGTAGCAGGAGATCACAGGGTCGGCATATTCGCGAAAGAGAGGATCAGTGCAGGGGAGGAGCTGTTTTACGACTACCGCTACGATCCGGACCATGCCCCTGCATGGGCTCGAAAGCCCGAAGCAGGCGGCTCCAAGGACGACACACATCATTCCAGCGGAAGGGCGAAAAAACTTGCCTGA
- the LOC109711656 gene encoding histone-lysine N-methyltransferase EZ1 isoform X2 → MASKASSASASESASGSKSNPSAGLLLQVAGDKEGSDLEQNALSIIDTMKKQVIADRYTYIKKKIEENKQKLSTFTQHTYNLSQTRRNNTVNSTDIDVNLLTRRQDDALCTLNSLELSAGEKDSTSCQEESSYTSSVVLLGGNVGGKNAIRPIKLLEVAKLPPYTTWIFLDRNQRMTEDQSVVGRRRIYYDPNCGEALICSDSEDDVVDDEEEKKEYRDSDDYIIRMTIQESGLSDTVLDLLAKCFERTPDEIKARYEILLKEKAEKCVKKEAEVDKKAGEAFLEKDLDAALDSFDNLFCRRCLVFDCRLHGCSQDLVFPTEKQLPWHNSDEDVPCGVHCYKVPRASEEPTNSSDSTKNEQSPKKKMQSSLLGRKSKSPQGDSASSNARVASESSESEVRPCQGLKSSPLSPSTSKGKLGGKGGIRKRSNKRIAERVLVSMRKRQKKMGTSNSDSIISGSFQPRAMKLRSDTRGGNKDSSSSSQHKVPSTRSSGQKGAPQKENGNSICEEIQNGFACEMVKESSATDDDESSQKEEFVGENTCKQEETGCNSWTVIEQGLFLKGLEMFGKNSCLISRNLLSGMKTCSEVFHYMNYIESKGACGVHNGSNSLAEGHVKGNDLRTRSRFFRRRGRVRRLKYTWKSAGYHSIRKRITERKDQPCRQYNPCGCQSACGKQCPCLLNGTCCEKYCGCPKICKNRFRGCHCAKSQCRSRQCPCFAADRECDPDVCRNCWVGCGDGTLGGPSQRGDNYECRNMKLLLKQQQRVLLGRSDVSGWGAFLKNSVGKHEYLGEYTGELISHREADKRGKIYDRENSSFLFNLNDQFVLDAYRKGDKLKFANHSPDPNCYAKVIMVAGDHRVGIFAKERISAGEELFYDYRYDPDHAPAWARKPEAGGSKDDTHHSSGRAKKLA, encoded by the exons ATGGCGTCCAAGGcctcgtcggcgtcggcgtcggagTCGGCGTCGGGGAGCAAGTCGAATCCCTCCGCCGGGCTCCTCCTCCAG GTTGCTGGGGACAAAGAAGGGAGTGATCTGGAACAAAATGCTTTATCTATAATTGACACCATGAAGAAGCAAGTTATTGCCGACCGGTACACTTATATTAAG AAAAAGATTGAAGAGAACAAGCAGAAACTCAGTACCTTTACACAACATACTTACAATTTGTCACAAACCAGGAGAAATAATACTGTAAATAGTACTGACATAGATGTAAACTTGTTAACAAGAAGGCAAGACGACGCGCTGTGTACTCTGAATAGTCTCGAACTATCTGCCGGGGAGAAAGATAGCACTAGTTGCCAAGAAGAAAGTTCGTATACCTCGTCAGTTGTTCTTTTGGGCGGCAATGTCGGAGGAAAGAATGCGATTCGACCGATTAAATTGCTAGAAGTGGCAAAACTTCCTCCGTACACCACATGGATTTTTTTGGATAG AAATCAAAGAATGACTGAGGACCAATCTGTTGTTGGCCGTAGGAGAATCTACTACGATCCAAATTGTGGTGAAGCTTTAATTTGCAGCGATAGTGAGGATGACGTAGttgatgatgaagaagaaaagaaagagtatAGAGATTCTGATGACTATATTATCCG GATGACCATTCAAGAAAGTGGATTGTCTGATACTGTGCTGGATTTATTGGCTAAGTGCTTTGAGAGGACTCCTGATGAAATAAAG GCAAGATATGAGATCTTACTAAAAGAGAAAGCTGAGAAATGTGTTAAAAAAGAAGCTGAAGTTGATAAAAAAGCTGGCGAAGCATTTCTTGAGAAGGACTTGGATGCAGCACTGGATTCTTTTGATAACCTTTTCTGTCGGCGATGTTTG GTCTTTGATTGTAGATTACATGGATGTTCCCAGGATTTAGTGTTTCCT ACAGAAAAACAACTACCTTGGCACAACTCAGATGAGGACGTACCATGTGGTGTTCATTGTTACAAG GTGCCGCGTGCTTCTGAAGAGCCCACTAACTCATCTGATAGCACTAAAAACGAACAATCACctaaaaagaaaatgcaaagcTCTTTGCTAGGAAGGAAATCAAAATCTCCACAAGGTGATTCTGCTTCTTCAAATGCAAGAGTCGCTTCAGAGAGCAGTGAGTCGGAAGTCCGTCCTTGTCAAGGTCTCAaatcttctccactttctccaTCAACCTCAAAAGGTAAGCTAGGTGGGAAAGGTGGAATACGAAAAAGAAGCAACAAAAGAATTGCAGAGAGGGTTCTTGTGTCCATGCGgaaaagacaaaagaaaatgGGAACATCAAACTCTGATTCGATTATTAGTGGCAGCTTTCAACCACGGGCTATGAAGCTTAGATCGGACACACGAGGTGGGAATAAAGATTCTAGTTCCTCCTCACAGCACAAAGTGCCGAGCACCAGGAGTTCTGGTCAAAAGGGTGCACCTCAGAAGGAAAATGGTAATTCCATATGTGAGGAAATTCAGAACGGTTTTGCTTGTGAAATGGTGAAAGAGTCTTCAGCTACTGATGATGATGAGAGTTCTCAAAAGGAGGAGTTTGTTGGTGAGAATACTTGCAAGCAAGAAGAAACTGGTTGCAATTCTTGGACTGTCATTGAGCAAGGACTTTTCCTAAAAGGTCTTGAGATGTTCGGAAAGAATAG TTGTCTGATTTCTCGAAACCTTTTGAGTGGAATGAAAACATGTTCTGAGGTTTTTCATTACATGAATTATATTGAGAGTAAAGGAGCGTGTGGAGTTCATAATGGTTCAAATTCTCTCGCCGAAGGACATGTAAAG GGCAATGACTTGCGCACAAGATCAAGGTTCTTTAGAAGGCGAGGTAGAGTTCGTCGATTAAAGTATACCTGGAAATCTGCTGGATACCATTCCATAAGGAAAAGGATTACAGAGAGGAAGGATCAGCCTTGTCGCCAATATAATCCTTGTGGCTGTCAATCGGCTTGTGGAAAGCAATGCCCTTGCCTCTTGAATGGGACATGCTGTGAAAAATACTGTGG GTGCCCCAAGATTTGCAAGAATCGCTTTCGAGGTTGCCATTGTGCCAAGAGTCAGTGTAGAAGCCGCCAATGCCCATGCTTTGCTGCCGACAGAGAATGCGATCCTGATGTGTGCAGAAACTGTTGGGTTGG TTGTGGTGATGGCACTTTGGGAGGCCCCAGTCAAAGAGGAGATAATTATGAATGCCGAAACATGAAGTTGCTTCTCAAACAACAGCAAAGG GTTCTACTTGGAAGATCCGATGTTTCTGGCTGGGGAGCATTCCTTAAG AATAGCGTGGGTAAACATGAATATCTTGGTGAGTACACCGGAGAACTGATATCTCATAGAGAAGCAGATAAACGCGGAAAGATCTACGACCGCGAGAACTCATCATTTCTCTTCAACCTAAATGACCAG TTTGTTCTTGATGCGTACCGTAAGGGCGATAAACTGAAATTTGCGAACCACTCCCCTGACCCAAACTGCTATGCTAAAGTCATAATGGTAGCAGGAGATCACAGGGTCGGCATATTCGCGAAAGAGAGGATCAGTGCAGGGGAGGAGCTGTTTTACGACTACCGCTACGATCCGGACCATGCCCCTGCATGGGCTCGAAAGCCCGAAGCAGGCGGCTCCAAGGACGACACACATCATTCCAGCGGAAGGGCGAAAAAACTTGCCTGA